A stretch of the Sulfurimonas sp. HSL3-1 genome encodes the following:
- a CDS encoding Spy/CpxP family protein refolding chaperone has translation MKRTLLIGALLAAAGTAAFAGPHGDSRMLLNSLDLTSAQKQQLKTIRKEARNERFKLMDQMDDLRDKTNDRILAVLTDDQKKAYIAARSDRMKQRMDKRCDRDKMPMKRPKYD, from the coding sequence ATGAAACGGACACTTCTCATCGGAGCACTGCTCGCAGCCGCCGGCACGGCCGCCTTCGCGGGACCGCACGGCGACAGCCGCATGCTTCTCAATTCCCTTGACCTCACATCGGCGCAGAAACAGCAGCTCAAGACCATCCGCAAGGAAGCGCGAAACGAACGGTTCAAACTGATGGACCAGATGGACGATCTGCGCGACAAAACAAACGACCGCATTTTGGCCGTCCTCACCGACGACCAGAAGAAGGCCTACATCGCCGCGCGCAGCGACCGCATGAAACAGCGTATGGATAAACGGTGCGATCGTGATAAAATGCCTATGAAAAGACCAAAATACGACTAG
- a CDS encoding AraC family transcriptional regulator: MKTEQLDRYREEIKSRIGAEFRGENAISTPVDELSFYYSSTPTNMLATIYEPSICVIVQGSKEVGVDEELIPYDPNMYLLASVHMPARVRITEATESRPYMGLTVTFSMEQIFDVLKEVGRSSNPSKGAKRGLYFGDMQPRLLDPVARLVRLLETPEDIPVLAPLITKEILYNVMRDEGGDFIRQYVMDGSATQRVVKAITKIKDEFREALQVKELAHHVGMSESSLYANFKKITGMSPLQFQKSLRLQEARQLLMSRDVEAAEVAFEVGYESPSQFSREYARMFGLPPKTDTRL, from the coding sequence ATGAAGACTGAGCAGCTTGACCGTTATCGCGAGGAAATCAAGAGCCGGATCGGGGCCGAGTTCCGGGGTGAAAACGCCATTTCCACCCCAGTTGATGAGCTCTCCTTCTACTACAGCAGTACGCCGACGAATATGCTGGCGACCATCTATGAACCCTCCATCTGTGTTATCGTACAGGGCTCGAAAGAGGTGGGAGTGGACGAAGAGCTGATCCCCTACGATCCCAATATGTACCTGCTGGCCTCCGTCCATATGCCCGCCCGTGTCCGCATCACGGAAGCAACGGAATCACGTCCCTATATGGGGCTGACCGTCACCTTTTCCATGGAGCAGATCTTCGACGTGCTCAAAGAGGTGGGGCGTTCTTCAAACCCTTCAAAAGGAGCCAAGAGGGGGCTCTATTTCGGCGACATGCAGCCGCGCCTCCTCGACCCTGTTGCCCGCCTGGTGCGGCTCCTTGAGACCCCGGAGGACATCCCGGTCCTCGCACCCCTCATCACCAAGGAGATCCTCTATAACGTTATGCGCGACGAGGGCGGCGACTTTATCCGCCAGTACGTGATGGACGGGAGCGCGACCCAGCGGGTTGTCAAGGCGATTACAAAGATCAAAGACGAGTTCCGCGAGGCGCTTCAGGTCAAAGAGCTCGCACACCATGTCGGCATGAGCGAATCATCTCTCTACGCGAACTTCAAGAAGATCACGGGGATGAGCCCGCTGCAGTTCCAAAAAAGCCTCCGCCTCCAGGAAGCGCGCCAGCTGCTGATGTCGCGGGACGTCGAAGCGGCGGAGGTCGCCTTCGAAGTGGGCTACGAAAGCCCGTCGCAGTTCAGCCGGGAATACGCCAGAATGTTCGGGCTGCCGCCCAAGACCGACACCCGTTTATAA
- a CDS encoding carboxymuconolactone decarboxylase family protein, translated as MRTGFITFLFSIFSVTCSFAADMGGPKEVEALTAKEQAMIPIAALTAAGDMERLKPALEKGLDAGLSVNEIKEILIQLYAYCGFPRSLNGINAFMEVMKVREAEGIKDTVGKAASPLPKGMDRDAYGAEVRRKLMGVTEEPPAQGYQLFTPVMDTYLKEHLFADIFARDVLDHRSRELVTISALAAMPGTEGQLRFHLGAAMNTGLSADQMAAFVAVLESKVGVRAAESVRQLLRDLLTAGDG; from the coding sequence ATGCGAACCGGATTTATCACTTTCCTTTTTTCCATCTTTAGCGTTACCTGCAGTTTTGCGGCAGACATGGGTGGACCCAAAGAAGTCGAAGCCCTCACAGCGAAAGAACAGGCCATGATCCCCATCGCCGCGTTGACGGCAGCAGGCGATATGGAGCGGCTCAAACCCGCGTTGGAGAAAGGGCTGGATGCCGGTCTCAGCGTCAACGAAATCAAGGAGATCCTTATCCAGCTCTACGCCTACTGCGGGTTCCCGCGCAGTCTCAACGGCATCAACGCCTTTATGGAGGTCATGAAAGTGCGCGAGGCAGAGGGCATCAAGGACACCGTCGGCAAAGCGGCTTCGCCGCTGCCGAAGGGTATGGACAGGGATGCGTACGGCGCAGAGGTGCGCCGAAAACTGATGGGCGTTACAGAAGAGCCTCCGGCCCAGGGCTACCAGCTCTTTACCCCGGTGATGGACACCTACCTCAAAGAGCACCTCTTCGCGGACATCTTCGCCCGGGACGTTCTGGACCACCGTAGCCGCGAGCTGGTCACCATCTCGGCGCTGGCCGCCATGCCCGGGACGGAGGGGCAGCTAAGGTTCCATCTGGGTGCCGCCATGAATACGGGATTGAGTGCCGATCAGATGGCGGCGTTCGTCGCCGTGCTTGAATCAAAAGTGGGAGTGCGCGCAGCCGAGTCAGTACGACAACTGCTCCGAGACCTGCTCACAGCGGGGGACGGCTGA
- a CDS encoding response regulator transcription factor has product MAKILLIEDDTEITALLERYLGQYGMDVVAYTHPASALSSLGIESYDAVLLDLTLPQIDGLEVCRRLRERSDIPIIISSARHDLSDKVIALEYGADDYLPKPYEPRELVARIQSHLRRYAGTVTRQSSRFSVDAARMRIDKEGEPLSLTVAEYELLALLIKHKGEVVSRDFIANNVDAIGWESTERSIDVLIGRIRRKIETDPKHPAFIHSVRGVGYKFTE; this is encoded by the coding sequence ATGGCAAAAATACTGTTAATCGAAGATGACACCGAAATCACCGCACTGCTCGAACGTTACCTCGGGCAGTACGGCATGGACGTCGTCGCCTACACCCATCCCGCAAGCGCCCTGAGCTCGCTGGGCATCGAATCCTACGATGCCGTGCTGCTGGACCTGACCCTGCCGCAGATCGACGGGCTCGAGGTGTGCCGTCGTCTTCGCGAACGCAGTGACATCCCCATCATCATCTCCTCCGCCCGGCATGACCTCAGCGACAAAGTCATCGCCCTCGAGTACGGGGCGGACGATTACCTCCCCAAGCCCTACGAACCACGCGAACTCGTCGCCCGCATCCAGAGCCACCTGCGGCGCTACGCGGGCACCGTCACGCGCCAATCCTCACGGTTTTCGGTCGATGCCGCGCGCATGCGCATCGACAAAGAAGGCGAGCCCCTCTCGCTCACAGTCGCCGAATACGAACTTCTCGCCCTGCTCATCAAGCATAAAGGCGAAGTCGTCTCCCGCGATTTCATCGCCAACAACGTCGACGCCATCGGGTGGGAGAGCACGGAACGCAGCATCGACGTGCTCATCGGCCGCATCCGCCGCAAGATCGAGACGGACCCGAAACACCCCGCCTTCATCCACTCCGTCCGCGGCGTCGGCTACAAATTCACGGAGTGA
- a CDS encoding sodium:alanine symporter family protein: MEMFEQAVAAAAGFIWGAPVLILLVGTGLFLTIRLRGLQFRALGHAFKLIWHRNDECEGDISHFAALMTALAATVGIGNIVGVATAIALGGPGAVFWMWTIGLIGMATKYSEAVLAVKYRVKGSNGMKGGPMYYISEGAGLPWLGAAFAVFTAVAAFGIGNMVQSNAVASALQGQFALPTWVTGIVLTVLSGVVILGGIKSIARFTSVLVPFMIAGYVLGALAIIVLNLDKVPGAFGLIFTHAVTPIAAGGGFVGATVAAAIRYGVARGVFSNESGLGSAPIAAAAARTDSPTRQALVSMTQTFIDTLVVCTMTALVILMAPQWHEGVAAGELTMASFTHFLGVAGTVIVTAATVLFAYSTLIGWGYYGEKAIEYLFGEGHIRYYRVVFVLMIFVGAVLKLELVWNISDLFNGLMIIPNLIGLLLLHKVIVGETERYFGGNAKQ; the protein is encoded by the coding sequence ATGGAGATGTTTGAACAGGCGGTCGCGGCGGCGGCGGGCTTTATATGGGGGGCGCCGGTCCTGATACTGCTGGTCGGTACGGGGCTGTTTCTGACCATTAGGCTGCGTGGGCTCCAGTTCCGCGCGCTGGGACACGCTTTCAAGCTTATCTGGCACCGCAACGACGAGTGCGAAGGGGACATCTCCCACTTCGCTGCGCTGATGACGGCCCTGGCCGCGACAGTCGGCATCGGGAACATCGTCGGGGTCGCGACGGCCATCGCGCTGGGCGGTCCCGGCGCGGTCTTTTGGATGTGGACGATAGGGCTTATCGGGATGGCGACGAAGTACTCCGAAGCGGTCCTGGCGGTCAAGTACCGCGTCAAGGGGAGCAACGGCATGAAGGGCGGGCCGATGTACTACATTTCCGAGGGAGCGGGACTGCCGTGGCTGGGCGCGGCCTTTGCCGTGTTTACGGCGGTAGCGGCCTTCGGCATCGGGAATATGGTGCAGTCCAATGCTGTGGCGTCGGCGCTGCAGGGCCAGTTTGCGCTCCCCACCTGGGTGACCGGGATCGTCCTGACGGTGCTCTCTGGGGTCGTCATCCTCGGCGGCATCAAGTCCATCGCGCGCTTTACAAGCGTCCTGGTTCCTTTTATGATTGCCGGCTACGTGCTGGGGGCGCTTGCCATCATCGTGCTGAACCTTGACAAGGTGCCGGGGGCGTTCGGGCTTATCTTTACCCATGCCGTCACGCCCATCGCGGCAGGGGGCGGTTTTGTCGGGGCGACGGTCGCGGCGGCCATAAGGTACGGGGTCGCGCGGGGCGTCTTTTCCAACGAATCGGGCCTCGGTTCCGCGCCCATCGCCGCGGCGGCGGCGCGGACGGATTCGCCGACGCGCCAGGCGCTGGTGAGCATGACGCAGACCTTCATCGACACCCTGGTCGTCTGTACGATGACGGCCCTGGTCATCCTCATGGCGCCGCAGTGGCACGAAGGGGTGGCGGCAGGGGAGCTGACGATGGCAAGCTTCACCCACTTCCTGGGGGTTGCCGGGACGGTGATCGTGACGGCCGCGACGGTGCTCTTCGCCTACTCGACGCTGATTGGCTGGGGCTACTACGGCGAAAAGGCGATTGAGTACCTCTTCGGCGAAGGTCACATCCGCTATTACCGTGTCGTTTTTGTCCTGATGATCTTCGTCGGGGCGGTGCTGAAGCTGGAGCTGGTCTGGAACATCTCCGATCTCTTCAACGGGCTGATGATTATCCCGAACCTGATCGGCCTCCTACTGCTGCATAAGGTGATCGTGGGCGAGACCGAGCGCTATTTCGGCGGCAACGCGAAGCAATAA
- a CDS encoding ArsS family sensor histidine kinase yields MLPHRSIFFKLNLFFVLALLTLALLFALFHVTASHMETRREVLRGMELARLLHHLRSTDRAERTSALAEAQFALLTTGALPKNARELQPPRNADDHDAREHRERPPLRLYEADGSYYFRSTIRRDPFLVKDERPAENFGGLQLIFVLLLAGLVTLYVLLRRSLLPLRDLHTQIRRFGRGDLDIDTSSTRRDEIAAIANEFNDALEQLRQLRASRQLFLRNVMHELKTPLTKGKLSLAMMEENEQTAYLNRLFSRMDDLINGVAQVEKLQSVGLDRTPQKLGALLETAVHQLYLSAERRQALMITIEPDVSINADAPLFISALSNLLDNALKYSSAPPVTVTADRQGICIANTGAPLDVPLDTVMQPFSSANPAGGLGLGLSITDTVVQAHGFTLVYDYREGTHRFCIRF; encoded by the coding sequence ATGCTTCCCCACCGCTCCATCTTTTTCAAACTCAACCTCTTTTTCGTCCTGGCGCTACTGACGCTGGCGCTGCTCTTCGCCCTGTTCCACGTCACCGCTTCGCATATGGAAACACGCCGGGAGGTCCTGCGGGGGATGGAGCTGGCACGTCTGCTGCACCACCTCCGCAGTACGGATCGCGCCGAACGCACTTCCGCGCTCGCGGAGGCGCAATTTGCGCTGCTCACCACCGGCGCCCTGCCCAAAAACGCCAGGGAGCTGCAGCCGCCCCGTAACGCGGACGACCATGACGCGCGGGAACACCGGGAGCGACCGCCGCTGCGTCTCTACGAGGCGGACGGGAGCTACTACTTCCGCTCCACGATCCGGCGCGATCCCTTCCTTGTCAAAGATGAACGGCCCGCCGAAAACTTCGGCGGCCTGCAACTGATCTTCGTGCTGCTGCTGGCGGGGCTCGTCACCCTCTATGTCCTGCTGCGCCGCAGCCTCCTGCCGCTGCGCGATCTGCATACCCAGATCCGCCGTTTCGGCCGCGGCGACCTCGATATCGACACTTCCAGCACGCGCCGTGACGAGATCGCGGCGATCGCCAACGAGTTCAATGATGCCCTAGAACAGCTCCGGCAGCTGCGCGCGTCACGCCAGCTCTTTCTGCGCAACGTCATGCATGAGCTGAAAACCCCGTTGACCAAGGGCAAACTCTCCCTGGCGATGATGGAAGAAAACGAACAAACCGCTTACCTCAACCGCCTCTTCAGCCGCATGGACGACCTGATCAACGGCGTGGCCCAGGTCGAAAAACTCCAGAGCGTCGGGCTCGACCGCACGCCCCAAAAGCTCGGTGCGCTGCTGGAAACCGCAGTGCATCAGCTCTACCTTTCCGCCGAGCGGCGCCAGGCGCTGATGATCACCATCGAACCAGACGTCAGCATCAATGCCGACGCCCCCCTCTTCATCAGTGCCCTGTCCAACCTCCTCGACAACGCCCTAAAATACAGCAGCGCGCCCCCGGTCACCGTCACCGCCGACCGCCAGGGGATCTGCATCGCCAACACGGGAGCACCGCTGGATGTGCCTTTGGACACCGTTATGCAGCCCTTCTCCAGCGCCAATCCGGCCGGCGGGCTCGGCCTCGGCCTCTCCATCACCGATACCGTCGTGCAGGCACACGGCTTCACCCTTGTCTACGACTACCGCGAGGGGACGCACCGCTTCTGCATCCGCTTTTAA
- a CDS encoding B12-binding domain-containing radical SAM protein, whose protein sequence is MHTIVLATFNARYSHASLALRYLYANLRELRPQSAIREFVINENIQQIAERILAEAPRIVGISTYIWNAGDVAELIGILKKVSPETVIVLGGPEASHLPHRVDFSNADYIIGGEGEIAFYELCRDLLSGVERNNRFIKAPTVDLSAIALPYDDYDSNDIAHRYVYLETSRGCPYLCEFCLSAIDDKMRYFDIDVMTAEFEKLWQRGVRSFKFIDRTFNLKLSYANRILDFFLAKDEPYFLHFEVIPDHFPEALRGRIARFAPAALQLEVGIQTLNPEIADNIHRPLRLAKIEENLRFLEEHTRAHLHLDLIVGLPGETLESFAQGLDTLVSWSSGEIQIGILKKLSGTTMARHDDPFGMVYADTPPYDVLKTTHVSFEEIQKMKRFARYWDILYNSGNFTQSVALLWPEGKVFDEFRDFSAWVYDQTAATWKIAQERMARLLFDYLVDVRHCDKEDVGRAMAADFSKGHGKRLPPFLRPYAPEERSDGEAARGSASTKRQAQRA, encoded by the coding sequence ATGCATACCATCGTTCTCGCCACCTTTAACGCGCGCTACAGCCACGCCTCCCTCGCGCTGCGCTACCTCTATGCCAACCTGCGTGAACTGCGCCCCCAGAGCGCAATCCGCGAATTCGTCATCAACGAGAACATCCAGCAGATCGCCGAACGTATCCTGGCCGAAGCCCCCAGGATCGTCGGGATCAGCACCTACATCTGGAACGCCGGCGACGTGGCCGAGCTGATCGGCATCCTCAAGAAGGTCTCCCCCGAAACCGTCATCGTCCTCGGCGGTCCGGAAGCGTCGCACCTCCCCCACCGTGTCGATTTCTCAAACGCGGACTACATCATCGGCGGCGAGGGGGAGATCGCCTTCTACGAACTCTGCCGCGACCTGCTTTCAGGTGTGGAACGGAACAACCGTTTCATCAAGGCACCGACCGTAGACCTTTCCGCCATCGCCCTCCCCTATGACGATTACGACAGCAACGATATTGCCCACCGCTACGTCTACCTGGAGACGTCCCGGGGCTGCCCCTATCTTTGCGAGTTCTGCCTCTCGGCCATCGACGACAAGATGCGCTACTTCGACATCGACGTTATGACCGCGGAGTTCGAGAAGCTCTGGCAGCGCGGGGTGCGCAGCTTCAAGTTCATCGACCGCACCTTCAACCTCAAGCTCTCCTATGCGAACAGGATCCTTGATTTCTTCCTCGCCAAGGATGAGCCCTACTTCCTGCACTTCGAAGTGATCCCCGACCACTTCCCCGAAGCGCTGCGCGGCCGCATCGCGCGTTTCGCCCCGGCGGCCCTGCAGCTCGAGGTCGGCATCCAGACCCTCAACCCCGAGATCGCCGACAACATCCACCGCCCCCTGCGGCTGGCAAAGATAGAGGAGAACCTCCGTTTTTTGGAGGAGCACACCCGCGCCCACCTCCACCTCGACCTTATCGTCGGCCTCCCCGGCGAGACGCTGGAGAGCTTTGCCCAGGGGCTCGACACCCTCGTCTCCTGGAGCAGCGGGGAGATCCAGATCGGCATCCTCAAAAAACTGTCGGGCACGACAATGGCCCGCCACGACGACCCCTTCGGCATGGTCTACGCCGACACCCCGCCCTACGACGTCCTCAAGACGACCCACGTCTCCTTCGAAGAGATTCAGAAGATGAAGCGCTTCGCCCGCTACTGGGACATCCTCTACAACAGCGGCAACTTTACACAAAGCGTCGCCCTGCTCTGGCCCGAGGGAAAGGTCTTCGACGAATTCCGGGATTTCAGTGCCTGGGTCTACGACCAGACCGCGGCGACCTGGAAGATCGCCCAGGAGCGGATGGCCCGCCTGCTCTTCGACTATCTCGTCGATGTCAGGCACTGTGACAAAGAAGACGTCGGCCGCGCGATGGCTGCGGACTTCTCCAAGGGCCACGGCAAGCGCCTCCCGCCCTTTCTGCGCCCCTATGCCCCGGAGGAGCGCAGCGACGGGGAGGCCGCCCGGGGAAGCGCATCGACAAAACGGCAGGCCCAGCGGGCCTAA
- a CDS encoding NAD(P)-dependent alcohol dehydrogenase, whose amino-acid sequence MEHKTNDQSRRDFIKKSAVLGAGLVFFDPATLFANEKGKTMNGNIKTKGYAVFDTSGVFKPWEFERRPVGDNDVLIDIKYASICHSDIHQMKGHWGPQQYPQVPGHEIVGIVAAVGKNVTEFKVGDRAGVGCMVDGCTTCENEEQYQPDTLFTYGYPDKREPTGISQGGYSKSIVVRDHYVVHIPENLDFKVAAPLLCAGITTYSPLMKFDLKKGDKVGVAGIGGLGHMAIKLAVSKGAEVYAFTTSPDKVDDILKFGAKEAIVVDGLSKIAPYAGTLDYMISTIPYKHNIAAYIAAVKPFGVFTYVGMPDNFEIMMNNLALSASRVNFNASLIGGMKETQEVVDYCAANKIYPQIEMIEAKAITEAWKKVENKEARYRYVIDSATI is encoded by the coding sequence ATGGAACACAAAACGAACGATCAGTCCAGAAGGGACTTTATTAAAAAATCGGCAGTACTGGGAGCCGGTTTGGTTTTTTTCGACCCGGCGACACTCTTTGCGAACGAAAAAGGAAAAACGATGAACGGAAACATTAAAACAAAAGGGTATGCGGTATTCGACACCAGCGGTGTGTTCAAACCGTGGGAGTTCGAGCGTCGTCCCGTTGGCGACAACGATGTCCTTATCGACATCAAATACGCTTCGATCTGTCACTCGGATATCCACCAGATGAAAGGGCACTGGGGACCGCAGCAGTACCCCCAGGTCCCGGGGCATGAGATCGTCGGTATCGTTGCCGCCGTCGGCAAGAATGTCACCGAGTTCAAAGTCGGCGACAGGGCCGGTGTGGGCTGTATGGTCGACGGCTGCACGACGTGCGAGAACGAGGAGCAGTATCAGCCCGACACCCTCTTCACCTACGGCTATCCCGACAAAAGAGAGCCGACGGGGATCTCGCAGGGCGGTTACTCGAAAAGCATCGTCGTCAGGGATCACTATGTCGTGCACATTCCCGAGAACCTCGACTTCAAAGTCGCGGCGCCGCTGCTCTGCGCGGGGATCACGACCTACTCTCCCCTGATGAAGTTCGATCTTAAAAAAGGGGACAAGGTCGGCGTGGCCGGCATCGGCGGTCTGGGGCATATGGCCATCAAGCTCGCCGTTTCCAAAGGCGCGGAGGTCTACGCCTTTACGACGTCGCCGGACAAGGTGGACGATATCCTGAAATTCGGGGCGAAAGAGGCCATCGTCGTCGACGGCCTCTCAAAAATAGCGCCCTACGCCGGCACGCTGGACTACATGATCAGCACCATTCCCTACAAGCACAACATCGCGGCTTATATCGCGGCCGTGAAGCCGTTCGGGGTCTTCACCTACGTCGGCATGCCGGACAATTTCGAGATCATGATGAACAACCTCGCCCTCTCCGCAAGCCGGGTCAACTTCAACGCCTCCCTTATCGGTGGGATGAAAGAGACACAAGAAGTGGTGGACTATTGTGCCGCCAATAAGATCTATCCCCAGATCGAGATGATCGAGGCCAAAGCGATTACCGAGGCATGGAAAAAAGTGGAGAACAAAGAGGCACGCTATAGATACGTCATCGATTCGGCCACGATCTAA
- a CDS encoding cupin domain-containing protein yields MKYMNKETFDKANMFGTGVPNEMYAEYFVGDSFLNLAINPEGSPAFVANVTFEPGCRNHWHIHHAATGGGQLLICTAGEGWYQTEGQDAVSLREGSVVYIPTGVKHWHGAKADSWFSHISVEIPGTETSNEWLEPVDDAYYNTL; encoded by the coding sequence ATGAAATATATGAATAAAGAGACATTCGACAAGGCCAATATGTTCGGAACGGGCGTGCCCAACGAGATGTATGCGGAATACTTCGTCGGCGATTCCTTTCTGAACCTCGCGATCAACCCCGAAGGCTCCCCCGCCTTCGTCGCCAACGTAACGTTCGAGCCCGGATGCCGCAACCACTGGCACATCCACCACGCAGCAACCGGCGGCGGGCAGCTGCTGATCTGCACCGCGGGCGAAGGGTGGTACCAGACGGAGGGGCAAGATGCTGTCAGCCTGCGCGAGGGCTCCGTCGTCTACATCCCGACAGGGGTGAAGCACTGGCACGGTGCCAAAGCCGACAGCTGGTTCAGCCACATCTCCGTGGAGATCCCGGGAACGGAAACGAGCAACGAGTGGCTTGAGCCTGTAGACGATGCGTACTACAACACGCTGTAA
- a CDS encoding SDR family NAD(P)-dependent oxidoreductase, whose amino-acid sequence MAKVFITGSSDGLGLLAARMLVEAGHDVVLHARNAARADDARRQLSEARDVLIADLSDMAATVRLAEAVNAIGPFDAVIHNAGVYRAPKPAIFAVNVLAPYILTALIARPKRLVYIGSNMHTQGSAEIDALAPETGVTYSDSKLLVLMLSNAVARRWPGVYANTVDPGWVPTKMGGKGAPDDLQEGARTQVWLASGGDAAVSGRYLFHMQEASYASKADDVAAQEALLARCEAVSGITFPAQ is encoded by the coding sequence ATGGCAAAAGTATTCATTACCGGCTCCTCGGACGGGCTCGGGCTGCTCGCGGCGCGGATGCTCGTCGAGGCGGGGCACGACGTCGTCCTGCACGCCCGCAACGCCGCGCGGGCCGATGACGCCAGACGGCAGCTCTCGGAGGCCAGGGACGTACTGATTGCCGACCTCTCCGATATGGCGGCGACCGTGCGGCTGGCCGAAGCGGTCAACGCCATCGGCCCTTTCGACGCCGTCATCCACAACGCCGGCGTCTACCGGGCGCCGAAGCCCGCGATCTTTGCGGTCAACGTGCTCGCCCCCTACATCCTGACGGCATTGATCGCGCGGCCGAAACGGCTTGTTTACATCGGGTCGAACATGCACACGCAGGGCAGCGCGGAGATAGATGCGCTCGCACCGGAGACGGGAGTCACCTACTCCGACTCCAAGCTGCTGGTGCTGATGCTCTCCAACGCCGTGGCGCGCCGATGGCCGGGCGTCTACGCCAACACCGTCGACCCCGGGTGGGTCCCCACCAAGATGGGCGGCAAAGGCGCGCCGGACGACCTGCAAGAGGGGGCGCGGACGCAGGTGTGGCTCGCCTCGGGCGGGGATGCCGCCGTCAGCGGCCGCTACCTTTTCCATATGCAAGAGGCGTCTTATGCCTCAAAGGCCGACGACGTCGCCGCGCAGGAGGCGCTGCTGGCGCGCTGCGAAGCGGTCAGCGGCATCACTTTCCCGGCGCAGTGA
- a CDS encoding 3-methyladenine DNA glycosylase yields the protein MVELPDANALYSALESLNLLEGKPPMWWPEYGTFTVVVGAVLTQNSQWTRVEQSLANLETAGVLNAEAIANTDLDTLMELIRPSGLFKNKAKVLQALSAALLESYGGFETFRDEVSREWLLEQKGIGPETADSILCYACGRDVMVVDAYTSRLLRAFGFEHESYDALQAWCVEGIAGRFESQELPMIYALLHGMIVEYVKRYKKGREVDVGALAPLL from the coding sequence ATGGTGGAACTGCCCGATGCCAATGCCCTTTACAGCGCCCTGGAGTCGCTGAACCTGCTCGAAGGGAAACCGCCGATGTGGTGGCCGGAGTACGGCACCTTCACTGTCGTCGTGGGGGCGGTGCTGACGCAGAACAGCCAGTGGACGCGGGTGGAGCAGTCGCTGGCCAACCTGGAAACGGCGGGGGTACTCAATGCCGAAGCGATTGCGAATACAGACCTTGACACGCTGATGGAGCTGATCCGTCCCAGCGGGCTTTTCAAGAACAAGGCGAAGGTGCTGCAGGCCCTCTCTGCGGCGCTGCTGGAGTCCTACGGCGGCTTTGAGACCTTCCGCGATGAGGTCAGCAGGGAGTGGCTGCTGGAGCAAAAGGGGATCGGCCCCGAGACGGCGGACTCCATCCTCTGCTACGCCTGCGGGCGCGACGTGATGGTCGTGGACGCCTACACATCAAGGCTGCTTCGAGCCTTCGGGTTTGAGCACGAGAGCTACGACGCGCTGCAGGCGTGGTGCGTTGAAGGGATTGCGGGGCGTTTCGAGTCGCAGGAGCTGCCCATGATCTATGCTCTTTTGCACGGGATGATCGTCGAATACGTCAAACGGTACAAAAAGGGGAGAGAGGTGGACGTGGGGGCGCTAGCGCCCCTGCTGTGA
- a CDS encoding glutamine amidotransferase, protein MKRICIIKTGSTFGTTRSAYNDFEDWIIDKLELPQSRPFTVNVQGGDALPDLARCDGVIVTGSHAMVTEEEAWSRQTAAWLAEVVARGIPMLAICYGHQLLAKALGGVSGYHRNGMEIGTVAIDLTDNARDDRLFCDLPMRFDAHTIHSQTVVTLPEGAVRLAFNTHDENHAFRMGPSAWGVQFHPEFDRAVMRSYIDEVSKSEPFGEEKRAALLEAARETAEATAILKRFEKLVCEG, encoded by the coding sequence GTGAAACGGATCTGCATTATCAAAACAGGATCGACGTTCGGTACAACCCGAAGCGCGTACAACGATTTTGAAGATTGGATCATTGACAAGCTGGAGTTGCCGCAATCGCGCCCGTTTACGGTGAACGTCCAGGGGGGCGACGCCCTGCCGGACCTGGCGCGGTGCGACGGTGTGATCGTCACCGGTTCGCACGCCATGGTCACCGAAGAGGAGGCCTGGAGCCGTCAGACGGCGGCGTGGCTGGCGGAAGTAGTGGCGCGGGGCATCCCGATGCTGGCGATCTGCTACGGGCACCAGCTCCTGGCCAAGGCCCTTGGCGGCGTCTCGGGTTACCACCGCAACGGCATGGAGATAGGGACGGTCGCTATTGACCTGACCGACAACGCGCGGGACGATAGGCTCTTTTGCGACCTGCCGATGCGTTTTGATGCCCATACCATCCACTCCCAGACGGTCGTCACCCTGCCCGAAGGCGCCGTGCGGCTCGCGTTCAACACCCACGATGAAAACCACGCCTTCAGGATGGGACCGAGTGCCTGGGGTGTGCAGTTCCACCCCGAGTTCGACAGGGCCGTCATGCGCTCCTACATTGATGAGGTTTCCAAATCCGAACCGTTCGGGGAGGAGAAGAGGGCGGCACTGCTGGAAGCGGCGCGCGAAACCGCCGAAGCGACGGCGATCCTGAAGAGGTTCGAGAAGCTCGTCTGCGAAGGGTGA